In the genome of Raphanus sativus cultivar WK10039 chromosome 4, ASM80110v3, whole genome shotgun sequence, one region contains:
- the LOC108831088 gene encoding uncharacterized protein LOC108831088 encodes MDSRDSVSSDAAKDGSICDESIVLSVTSALAKDALSYFQSGKFHECIDILIQLNHKKHNDTKVLHNMAIAEYFKTGCSNSKKLLEDLNTVKKQSEELASVAKDPLEAVNPGSNVSVSKDQFDSTVTTLNIAVTWFHLHQFTKCLSILDPLFLNIEPLDETIALQICFLMLDTALACHDAVKFLEVFGHLDKSFGVGFGTHEEIGSTMQLSSNQVSKTSSLLSSSAASDALKSDLTASESGLCEEALEYDNVLAEIEAEKRMKPVGHIPANNLLKTIGERSILTVDVKLELQLYKVRFLLLTRNMKLAKREVKHAMNIAQKRDSSMALLLKSQLEYAHGNHRKAIKLLLVSGIQNESRTSGIFNNNLGCIYYQLGKHQAASVLFSKALRNCSSLRKDNPVKLFSLSQDKSLLITYNCGVLYLACGKPILAAQCFQKASLVFCRQPLLWLRIAECCILALQKGLLEEGNLSSDRSEIRVNVIGKGKWRQLMMEENGFVELGGSAQWPKLSLPLARVCLSNSMYLLNVSLTTDSKSDLESPLPVMINETKEASWSDHGETNTNSELKEAKGGMNQDIIQNSLSAYKDIRRRENHLLKQALLANMAYVELELENPIKALSAANSLLQLPDCSKIYVFLGHIYAAEALCLLNRPGEAGSHLSAYLLGQEDFKLPFAQEDFDPWRMNMSSDCEEASDCSTGNARVSLKPEEARGALFANLAALFATQGHYDQAKSFIQHALTVLPNNVQATITAVYIDLMVGRSQDAVARLKQCTRVSFVPGRLGVRAS; translated from the exons ATGGACTCTCGAGATTCGGTATCATCCGACGCCGCTAAAGATGGGTCAATCTGCGACGAATCCATCGTTCTATCTGTCACTTCTGCACTCGCTAAAGACGCTCTCTCCTATTTCCAATCTGGCAAATTCCACGAGTGTATCGACATTCTGATTCAGCTCAACCACAAGAAGCATAACGATACCAAg GTTCTTCACAATATGGCAATTGCAGAGTACTTCAAAACTGGTTGCTCGAACTCCAAGAAACTACTGGAAGATCTTAACACTGTCAAG AAACAGAGTGAAGAACTTGCTTCTGTTGCAAAAGACCCACTGGAAGCTGTAAACCCTGGATCTAACGTCTCTGTGTCAAAGGATCAGTTTGATAGTACTGTTACAACTCTCAACATT GCAGTTACCTGGTTTCATCTGCATCAGTTTACAAAATGTTTATCCATTCTAGATCCTCTGTTTCTAAACATTGAGCCGCTAGACGAG ACAATTGCACTGCAAATCTGCTTCCTGATGCTGGATACTGCGCTGGCTTGTCATGATGCTGTGAAATTTTTG GAGGTGTTTGGCCATCTGGACAAGTCTTTTGGTGTTGGTTTTGGAACTCACGAGGAAATTGGAAGCACAATGCAACTTTCTTCAAATCAGGTGTCAAAAACATCTTCTCTCCTGAGCAGCTCAGCGGCCTCAGATGCTTTGAAGTCTGATTTAACAGCTTCTGAAAGTGGTTTGTGTGAGGAAGCTCTAGAGTATGACAATGTTCTAGCGGAAATTGAGGCCGAGAAACGAATGAAGCCAGTTGGCCATATTCCAGCAAACAATCTTCTCAAGACAATAGGAGAAAGGTCGATCTTGACTGTTGATGTGAAGCTTGAGTTGCAGCTTTACAAGGTCCGGTTCTTACTTCTTACGAGAAACATGAAACTGGCTAAGCGTGAAGTTAAACATGCGATGAACATTGCTCAAAAAAGGGACTCCTCTATGGCTCTCCTCTTGAAATCTCAGCTTGAGTATGCTCATGGGAATCATCGAAAGGCTATAAAGCTTTTGTTGGTCTCCGGTATACAAAACGAATCGAGGACTTCAGGAATCTTCAACAACAACCTTGGTTGCATATACTATCAGCTTGGAAAGCATCAAGCCGCCTCTGTGTTATTTTCGAAAGCTCTAAGGAATTGTTCATCGCTAAGAAAGGATAATCCGGTGAAGTTGTTTTCTCTCTCACAGGATAAGTCTCTGTTGATCACTTACAACTGCGGTGTGCTTTATTTAGCTTGTGGAAAGCCTATACTTGCTGCTCAATGCTTCCAGAAGGCAAGCTTAGTTTTCTGCAGACAGCCCCTCCTTTGGCTCCGTATAGCTGAGTGCTGTATACTGGCTTTACAAAAGGGTCTTTTGGAAGAGGGAAACCTTTCTTCGGATAGATCGGAAATCAGAGTCAATGTGATTGGGAAAGGGAAGTGGAGACAGCTTATGATGGAAGAGAATGGATTCGTGGAACTTGGTGGCAGTGCCCAATGGCCAAAGCTTTCATTACCACTAGCACGGGTTTGTCTCTCGAATAGCATGTATTTACTCAATGTGTCTCTCACTACTGACTCTAAATCTGATCTTGAGTCACCATTACCCGTGATGATAAATGAGACCAAGGAGGCATCATGGTCTGATCATGGCGAAACTAATACCAACTCAGAATTGAAGGAAGCAAAAGGAGGAATGAACCAGGACATAATTCAAAACTCTCTCTCCGCATACAAGGATATCCGTAGAAGGGAGAATCATTTGCTCAAACAGGCTCTTCTTGCCAATATGGCTTACGTAGAATTGGAGTTGGAGAATCCTATCAAAGCCTTGTCAGCTGCTAATTCACTCCTGCAACTTCCAGATTGTTCAAAGATATATGTTTTCTTAGGCCATATTTACGCAGCGGAGGCTCTCTGCTTGCTCAACAGACCCGGTGAAGCTGGTTCGCATTTATCTGCCTATCTACTCGGGCAGGAAGATTTTAAACTGCCATTTGCGCAAGAAGACTTTGACCCGTGGCGGATGAACATGAGTTCCGACTGTGAGGAGGCATCGGATTGTTCCACAGGAAATGCCCGGGTTTCACTCAAGCCAGAAGAAGCTCGTGGAGCACTTTTTGCAAACCTCGCCGCCCTCTTTGCAACACAAGGGCATTATGACCAGGCCAAATCTTTCATTCAACACGCTTTAACTGTCTTACCGAACAATGTACAAGCTACGATTACAGCGGTCTACATTGATCTCATGGTGGGTAGGTCACAAGATGCCGTTGCTCGGTTAAAACAGTGTACCCGTGTGAGCTTTGTCCCTGGCAGATTGGGAGTGAGAGCCTCGTGA